A genomic stretch from Sphingobacterium sp. ML3W includes:
- a CDS encoding DUF418 domain-containing protein — MAEKTRFIGFDLLRAYAIFGMYIVNFNMVFGDHNDTSWQGQFLSLFSGNSSTIFVMLAGMGLILMTKKQAFGTAEEQLNQKYIALKRAGFLFALGILLAIWWPADILHFYGFYMFIASFFLFRDKKQYIYGAIIFAVIFHLLLLWIPYETGWNFDTLEYKDMWTLSGFIRNSFYNGWNAVFPWMSYFITGMYLAKLDWSDLSIQRKTFAIGLVLYLLIQMLQCISKNLMTPEIDFFLNADYLPPFLPFLISTIGFGLMLIASFMYISKFIAQNKFANDLAKTGQMTLTHYISHLTIGLVFFSFMINQGCFAKINAHKSLSPMLIFIISLLYFACSYYFSKLWAKRFKHGPFELLLRKISA; from the coding sequence ATGGCAGAAAAAACGAGATTTATAGGATTTGACTTACTAAGAGCGTATGCAATCTTTGGGATGTATATCGTAAATTTTAACATGGTGTTCGGAGACCACAACGATACAAGTTGGCAGGGACAATTCCTCTCCCTCTTTAGTGGTAACTCAAGCACTATATTTGTTATGTTAGCAGGTATGGGGTTAATCCTGATGACAAAAAAACAGGCATTTGGCACCGCTGAAGAACAGCTAAATCAGAAATATATTGCACTTAAACGGGCCGGATTTTTATTTGCTTTGGGAATATTACTCGCTATCTGGTGGCCAGCGGATATCCTACATTTTTACGGGTTTTATATGTTCATTGCCTCATTTTTCCTTTTCCGCGATAAAAAACAATATATCTATGGAGCAATTATCTTTGCCGTTATCTTCCACCTGCTACTTCTTTGGATTCCCTATGAAACAGGCTGGAATTTTGACACGCTGGAATATAAAGATATGTGGACTTTATCTGGTTTTATACGAAACTCTTTCTATAACGGCTGGAATGCTGTTTTCCCTTGGATGAGTTATTTTATTACCGGAATGTATTTGGCAAAACTAGACTGGTCGGATTTAAGTATACAGAGGAAAACATTTGCTATCGGACTAGTACTTTACTTATTGATCCAAATGTTGCAATGTATTTCCAAAAATCTGATGACTCCTGAGATTGATTTTTTTCTAAATGCAGATTATCTGCCCCCTTTTCTACCCTTCTTAATCAGTACAATAGGCTTTGGATTAATGTTAATTGCTTCTTTCATGTATATCAGCAAATTTATTGCACAGAACAAGTTTGCAAACGATTTGGCCAAAACGGGACAAATGACATTGACACACTATATTTCCCATCTAACAATCGGATTAGTTTTCTTCTCATTTATGATAAATCAGGGATGCTTTGCCAAGATCAATGCACACAAATCACTGTCACCGATGCTCATATTTATCATTTCGCTTCTCTATTTTGCATGCAGTTACTATTTCAGTAAACTTTGGGCCAAAAGATTTAAACATGGTCCGTTCGAACTTCTACTGAGAAAAATTTCTGCTTAA
- a CDS encoding NAD(P)/FAD-dependent oxidoreductase, giving the protein MKDDKNFDVIVIGGSYAGLSAAMALGRSLRQVLIIDSGLPCNRQTPHSHNFITHDGEKPSVIAKKAKEQVLNYPTVRFQKGLAVSGKKISTGFEISTENGELFSAKKVIFATGVEDIMPGIQGFSACWGISVIHCPYCHGYEFRGKKTAIMANGERALHLASLVNNLSADLTILTSGEANFSVEQAAKLKKHGVTVIAEQVSKIQHKNGWVEKVIFKDNKAIAFDAVYAAIPFRQHSSIPVALGCELTEQGHIAVDSFQKTTIKGVFACGDNTSMMRSVSSAVAAGNLAGAMVNKELVEENF; this is encoded by the coding sequence ATGAAAGACGATAAAAATTTTGATGTCATCGTTATTGGGGGAAGTTATGCCGGACTTTCGGCAGCAATGGCACTGGGGAGATCACTACGTCAGGTGCTCATTATTGATAGTGGTCTACCATGTAATAGACAAACACCGCATTCGCATAATTTTATAACTCATGATGGCGAAAAACCATCGGTTATTGCTAAAAAAGCTAAAGAGCAGGTATTAAATTATCCAACAGTGAGATTCCAGAAAGGACTTGCTGTAAGTGGAAAGAAAATAAGTACCGGCTTTGAAATTAGTACTGAAAATGGTGAACTATTTAGTGCAAAAAAGGTGATTTTTGCGACTGGGGTAGAAGATATCATGCCAGGTATCCAAGGTTTTTCGGCCTGTTGGGGGATTTCAGTTATCCATTGTCCATATTGCCATGGATATGAATTCAGGGGCAAGAAAACAGCAATTATGGCTAATGGTGAACGGGCTTTACATTTGGCATCTTTAGTCAACAATCTCTCCGCCGATCTGACAATATTGACTTCTGGAGAAGCAAATTTCAGTGTGGAGCAGGCTGCAAAATTGAAGAAGCACGGTGTAACTGTCATAGCAGAACAGGTTAGTAAAATTCAGCACAAAAATGGCTGGGTAGAAAAAGTGATTTTCAAGGACAACAAAGCAATAGCATTTGATGCCGTATATGCAGCAATCCCTTTTAGGCAGCATTCAAGTATTCCTGTTGCGTTGGGCTGTGAATTGACTGAACAAGGGCATATTGCCGTTGACAGTTTTCAGAAAACAACAATTAAAGGAGTTTTTGCATGCGGCGATAATACGAGTATGATGCGGTCCGTTTCCAGTGCCGTAGCAGCAGGCAATTTAGCGGGAGCAATGGTCAATAAAGAATTGGTTGAAGAAAACTTCTAA
- a CDS encoding class I SAM-dependent methyltransferase has protein sequence MEFWERNFIEKGEMWGGSPAHSAHIAKDLFIAENIKEILIPGFGYGRNGHIFLDNGIAVTGIELSKTAIEIARKHVGSQTIIHHGSVVDMPFDTKKYGGIFCYALIHLLGTEERAKFIHDCYEQLSDDGYMIFTTVSKRASIYRQGTTIGTDRFEMFGGVSMFFYDLESIRSEFEKYGLIEIKEVEENYPFYLIICKK, from the coding sequence ATGGAGTTTTGGGAACGTAATTTTATAGAAAAGGGGGAGATGTGGGGAGGCAGTCCTGCTCATTCAGCACACATTGCGAAAGATCTCTTTATAGCAGAAAATATAAAGGAAATTCTTATTCCAGGCTTTGGCTATGGACGAAATGGTCATATATTTCTAGATAATGGAATAGCTGTTACGGGAATTGAATTGTCCAAGACAGCAATTGAAATCGCCCGAAAACATGTTGGAAGTCAGACGATCATACATCATGGTTCGGTCGTAGATATGCCATTTGATACCAAAAAATATGGTGGTATATTTTGTTACGCACTCATCCATCTTCTGGGAACTGAGGAGCGGGCGAAATTTATACATGACTGTTACGAGCAGCTGTCCGACGATGGTTACATGATCTTTACGACTGTGTCAAAACGGGCAAGTATTTATAGACAAGGGACTACTATAGGCACAGATCGTTTTGAAATGTTTGGAGGTGTTAGCATGTTCTTTTATGACTTGGAGTCTATTCGGTCAGAATTTGAAAAATATGGATTGATTGAAATCAAGGAAGTAGAAGAGAATTATCCTTTTTATCTGATCATTTGTAAAAAATAG
- a CDS encoding DUF1349 domain-containing protein — protein sequence MKKIKTLFAASLLPFFSTQASAQQLDKMTWFNEPTEWTVSNNSLSMFVTPKSDYWRISHYGFTVDDAPFLYTERGGEFEVKVKISAKYKNRFDQAGIMLRIDHENYIKAGIEFVDGKYNLSTVVTHRTSDWSIVPIDKEIPFIWIKAIRRLDAVEFFYSFDDKEYVMMRNAWLQDNHPVMVGLMGASPDGDGFQAKFEHFGIKHLPDQRRTKWLKENNSN from the coding sequence ATGAAAAAAATAAAGACACTTTTTGCGGCTTCATTGCTTCCTTTCTTCTCCACACAGGCCTCCGCACAACAATTGGACAAGATGACCTGGTTTAACGAACCTACTGAGTGGACAGTCAGTAACAACTCCCTTTCCATGTTTGTCACACCCAAGAGCGACTACTGGCGAATATCACACTATGGATTTACCGTAGATGACGCACCTTTTCTCTACACAGAGAGAGGAGGTGAATTTGAAGTGAAGGTCAAAATTTCGGCTAAGTATAAAAATCGTTTTGATCAAGCAGGTATCATGCTGCGTATAGATCATGAAAATTATATAAAAGCGGGAATAGAATTTGTCGATGGCAAGTACAATCTGAGTACTGTCGTCACTCATCGAACCAGCGACTGGAGCATCGTACCAATAGATAAAGAAATCCCTTTTATATGGATAAAAGCAATTCGAAGATTAGATGCTGTAGAATTCTTTTATTCTTTTGATGACAAGGAGTATGTGATGATGAGAAATGCCTGGTTACAAGATAATCATCCTGTCATGGTTGGTTTGATGGGTGCATCCCCAGATGGTGATGGCTTCCAGGCTAAGTTTGAACACTTTGGGATCAAACATCTTCCAGACCAGCGTAGAACCAAATGGCTAAAAGAAAATAATTCCAATTGA